A stretch of the Acanthochromis polyacanthus isolate Apoly-LR-REF ecotype Palm Island chromosome 22, KAUST_Apoly_ChrSc, whole genome shotgun sequence genome encodes the following:
- the LOC110956421 gene encoding cytochrome P450 20A1 encodes MLDFAIFAVTFVIILVGAVLYLYPSSRRASGIPGLNPTDEKDGNLQDIVNRGSLHEFLVSLHQEFGSVASFWFGGRPVVSLGAVKQLQQHINPNHSTDSFETMLKSLLGYQSGTGVSGETVIRKKLYETAITNTLQNNFPLVLKLVEELVGKWRSYPEAQHTPLCAHLLGLAMKTVTQLALGERFRDDAQVISFRKNHDAIWSEIGKGYLDGSLEKSSSRKGHYEKALSEMESVLLSVAKERKSQRKQSVFMDALLQSSLTDRQIMEDCMVFTLAGCVITANLCIWALHFLSTSEEVQDKLYQELQDVLGSDPVSLDKIPQLRYCQQVLNETVRTAKLTPVAARLQEVEGKVDQHVIPKETLVIYALGVVLQDADTWDVPYRFDPDRFEEESARKSFCLLGFSGNQTCPELRFAYTVTTVLLSSVVRQLKLHRLKGQTAEVRSELVSTPKDETWITVSRRSSS; translated from the exons ATGCTGGACTTTGCCATCTTTGCTGTAACGTTTGTCATCATTCTGGTCGGCGCTGTTCTCTATCTGTACCCG TCATCCAGGAGGGCCTCTGGCATCCCAGGTCTCAACCCCACTGATGAAAA GGATGGAAACCTGCAGGACATCGTGAACAGAGGCAGCCTGCATGAGTTCCTGGTCAGTCTGCATCAGGAGTTTGGTTCTGTGGCGTCGTTCTGGTTCGGCGGTCGGCCGGTGGTCAGTCTGGGCGCCGTGaagcagcttcagcagcacATCAACCCAAACCACAGCA CGGACTCCTTTGAGACGATGCTGAAGTCGTTGCTCGGCTACCAGTCGGGGACGGGCGTTTCCGGGGAGACGGTGATCAGGAAGAAGCTCTACGAGACGGCCATCACCAACACGCTGCAGAACAACTTCCCTCTGGTGCTGAAG CTGGTGGAGGAGCTGGTGGGGAAGTGGAGGTCTTACCCGGAGGCCCAGCACACCCCGCTGTGTGCCCACCTGCTGGGCCTCGCCATGAAGACCGTCACCCAGCTGGCTCTGGGGGAACGCTTCAGAGACGACGCTCAGGTGATTTCGTTCCGCAAGAACCACGACGCG ATCTGGTCAGAAATCGGTAAAGGCTACCTGGACGGCTCGCTGGAGAAGAGCTCCAGCAGGAAAGGACATTATGAGAAAG CTCTGTCAGAGATGGAGTCTGTGCTGCTGTCGGTGGCGAAGGAGAGGAAGTCTCAGAGGAAGCAGTCGGTGTTTATGGACGCTTTGCTTCAGTCCAGCCTCACAGATCGACAG ATCATGGAGGACTGCATGGTTTTCACTTTGGCTGGATGTGTCATCACTGCCAACT TGTGTATCTGGGCTCTTCACTTCTTGTCCACCTCAGAGGAAGTCCAGGACAAGCTGTaccaggagctgcaggacgttCTGGGTTCAGATCCAGTTTCCCTGGACAAGATTCCTCAGCTCAG ATACTGCCAACAGGTCCTGAACGAGACGGTGAGAACGGCCAAACTGACCCCCGTCGCCGCTCGGCTTCAGGAAGTGGAGGGCAAAGTCGATCAGCACGTCATCCCCAAAGAG acTTTGGTCATCTACGCTTTGGGAGTTGTTCTGCAAGATGCTGACACCTGGGACGTCCCGTACAG GTTTGATCCAGATCGATTTGAGGAGGAATCAGCCAGGAAGAGCTTCTGTCTGCTCGGTTTCTCTGGGAATCAGACGTGTCCAGAGCTCAG GTTCGCCTACACCGTCACTACAGTCCTGCTCAGCTCGGTGGTTCGGCAGCTGAAGCTTCACCGGCTGAAGGGGCAAACGGCGGAGGTCCGGTCTGAGCTGGTTTCTACGCCTAAAGACGAAACCTGGATCACCgtcagcagaagaagcagcagctag
- the mpp4b gene encoding MAGUK p55 subfamily member 4 encodes MRQAVEAQVLNPHCELGEHGLRQILTDVIEEVRQSVSQDIDGAEVLHSLLNAPWLQSLLKVYECLQRYLRDSPAPALDYASGLSLQLLIDIRSLSGCSEDAKELYRLLRQPHLQALLSAHDTVAQKDYEPVLPPMPDDLPDDEEATRIVCLVKNKQPLGATIKRNEITGEIFIARVIHGGLADRSGLLHAGDRIIEVNGFPVDGMEPEQVIQVVQARSQGTIMFKVVPITERPVHNQTMLYVRAMADYSPQQDPTIPCADAGMSFRKGDVLEIVDQTDALWWQAKKLPSNTACAGLIPSTNLLKRKQREFWWSQPYQPHVCIQTLSTVEEEEDLMALDEKCVEADEETFESEELRDEEDDFSSNIEGVYLVGFRRSMRLCRRRSHSTTQPSCHTRCPSSCYSALNSPYEEVVRYQRHPEDAHRLIALLGPSSVGVNELRRRLVEMNPNIFQGAIPYTTRAPRGYEESGREYFFTSREVFDNMVYNNRFVEYGEYKGTLYGTSIESVRDVLDSGKICVIDIEPNAIQAVRTHELRAYVIYIKPPPLERLRETRQDSFITTNYYVNRPFKDEDFQEMEEAARKMELHYSQFFDYVIVNDELQDSCVQLLTAVRKAQDEPQWVPASWIRPTAES; translated from the exons ATGAGGCAGGCGGTGGAGGCTCAGGTGTTGAATCCTCACTGTGAACTCGGAGAACACG GCCTTCGTCAGATCCTGACGGACGTCATCGAGGAGGTGAGGCAGTCGGTCAGTCAGGACATCGACGGAGCTGAAGTTCTCCACAGTCTGCTCAACGCTCCCTGGCTGCAGTCGCTGCTCAAG GTGTACGAGTGTCTCCAGAGGTACCTGAGAGATTCTCCTGCTCCGGCTCTGGATTACGCTTCCGGACTTTCTCTGCAG ttGCTGATAGACATCCGATCGTTATCCGGCTGCTCTGAAGACGCCAAAGAACTTTACCGTCTGTTGAGGCAGCCTCACCTGCAG GCTCTCCTGTCGGCTCACGATACGGTGGCCCAGAAGGACTATGAGCCGGTTCTGCCTCCGATGCCGGACGACCTGCCGGACGACGAGGAGGCGACTCGGATCGTCTGTCTGGTGAAGAACAAGCAACCTCTG ggAGCGACTATAAAGAGAAACGAGATCACAGGGGAGATTTTTATAGCTCGGGTGATTCACGGAGGACTGGCCGATCGAAGCG GTTTGCTCCATGCAGGCGACCGGATCATCGAGGTGAACGGTTTTCCTGTAGACGGGATGGAGCCTGAACAAGTGATCCAAGTTGTG CAAGCTCGGTCGCAGGGCACCATCATGTTCAAGGTGGTTCCCATCACAGAGAGGCCGGTCCACAACCAGACGATG CTGTACGTCCGAGCCATGGCCGACTACAGCCCCCAGCAGGACCCCACCATCCCCTGCGCCGACGCCGGCATGAGCTTCAGAAAAGGCGACGTCCTGGAGATCGTGGACCAGACCGACGCCCTCTGGTGGCAGGCCAAGAAGCTGCCCAGCAACACAGCCTGCGCCGGCCTCATCCCGTCCACCAACCTGCTCAAACG GAAGCAGAGGGAGTTCTGGTGGTCTCAGCCTTACCAGCCACATGTCTGCATACAGACCT TGAGCACTGTAGAAGAAG AGGAAGACTTGATGGCCCTCGATGAGAAATGTGTTGAAGCAG ATGAAGAGACATTTGAATCTG AGGAGCTCAGAGACG AGGAGGATGACTTCAGCAGCAATATTGAAGGAGTATATCTGG TGGGTTTCAGGCGCAGCATGCGTCTGTGCCGGCGTCGCTCTCACAGCACCACCCAGCCGTCCTGCCACACCCGCTGTCCCAGCAGCTGCTACAGCGCCCTCAACAGCCCCTACGAGGAGGTGGTTCGATACCAGCGCCACCCAGAGGACGCACACCGCCTCATCGCTCTGCTAG gTCCGTCTAGTGTCGGAGTGAATGAACTTCGCAGGCGTCTCGTTGAAATGAACCCGAACATCTTCCAGGGAGCGATACCTT ACACCACCAGAGCACCCAGAGGATATGAGGAGTCCGGCAGAGAGTATTTCTTCACCAGCCGAGAAGTCTTTGACAACATGGTGTACAACAACAG GTTTGTGGAGTACGGCGAGTATAAGGGGACTCTGTACGGCACCAGCATCGAGTCTGTGAGGGACGTTTTAGACTCCGGAAAGATCTGCGTCATCGACATCGAGCCAAAC gccATTCAGGCCGTGAGGACCCATGAACTGAGGGCCTACGTCATCTACATAAAGCCTCCGCCTCTGGAGAGACTCCGAGAAACCCGACAGGATTCATTCATCACCACCAACTACTACGTCAACAGACCCTTCAAA GACGAAGACTTCCAGGAGATGGAGGAAGCGGCCCGGAAGATGGAGTTGCACTACTCTCAGTTCTTCGATTACGTCATCGTCAATGACGAGCTGCAGGATTCCTGCGTCCAGCTGCTGACGGCGGTGAGGAAGGCCCAGGACGAGCCTCAGTGGGTTCCTGCCAGCTGGATCCGACCCACCGCCGAGTCGTAG
- the tmem237b gene encoding transmembrane protein 237B — MDTRSTKKMRPRELPPLPQRGQRSLPTMPSQDTTGEVPALKHKKKRVRKEANGVDDMDDQGMEMGGVGSRRASEIGENLSLEATTDAPPQRRKKKKKTATTDLEDDQAELVNGDTAADQTTDGEEVVKKPRKKKKSKVVESQLPDELDVEEDDIITDTPPPIPQHSLFSAPQGQSQPVGKVFVERNKRFQAAERSDWRKTSDQMTDNMTEFQHMQPLWTTRDVSVRVHEGFRVFGLYCHGFLAGYAVWNVVVVYMLAGQHLTALSNLLQQYSGLAYPSQSLLYMLLAISTVAAFDRVNLAKGSVALREFITLDPVALASFLYFSALILCLSQQMTSDRINLYTSSNATLWPPGSEHQILHPWVTVNLVVALLVGLAWVFIATRPETDYTECYLLAMEIEPPKPEDKSEMTA; from the exons ATGGATACGAGAAGCACAAAG aaaatgaggCCCAGGGAGCTCCCGCCTCTTCCGCAG cGAGGCCAGCGATCTCTTCCCACAATGCCGAG TCAAGACACGACTG GAGAAGTTCCAGCACtaaaacacaagaagaagagAGTTAGGAAGGAGGCAAATGGAGTCGATGACATGGACG ATCAGGGGATGGAGATGGGAGGCGTCGGCAGTCGGAGGGCGTCCGAGATCGGAGAGAATCTTTCCCTGGAAGCCACGACGGACGCACCGccgcagaggaggaagaagaagaagaaaaccgCCACGACAG ATCTTGAAGACGACCAAGCCGAGCTGGTGAACGGAGATACGGCAGCAGATCAGACCACTGATGGAGAGGAAGTGGTGAAAAAACCCCGAAAGAAAAA GAAGTCCAAAGTCGTGGAGTCGCAGCTTCCAGATGAGCTGGATGTGGAAGAAGACGATATCATCACCGACACTCCTCCTCCGATCCCCCAGCATTCCCTGTTTTCAGCCCCGCAGGGCCAAAGCCAGCCGGTCGGGAAGGTTTTTGTGGAGAGAAACA AGCGGTTCCAGGCTGCAGAACGCTCAGACTGGAGGAAAACCAGCGACCAGATGACAGACAACATGACTGAATTCCAGCACATGCAGCCGCTGTGGACGACCAGAGACGTCTCTGTCAGGGTGCACGAAGGCTTCAG GGTGTTCGGTCTGTACTGTCACGGCTTCCTGGCGGGCTACGCCGTGTGGAACGTGGTTGTGGTCTACATGCTGGCCGGGCAGCACCTCACCGCTCTGTCCAACCTGCTGCAGCAGTACAGCGGCCTGGCATACCCGTCACAGTCGCTGCTCTACATGCTGCTGGCCATCAGCACCGTGGCCGCCTTCGACAG agtGAATCTGGCCAAAGGTTCGGTGGCTCTAAGGGAGTTCATCACTCTGGACCCGGTGGCTCTCGCTTCCTTCT TGTATTTCTCGGCGCTGATTCTGTGTCTGAGCCAGCAGATGACCAGCGACAGAATCAACCTCTACACGTCCTCCAACGCCACGTTATG GCCTCCGGGGTCGGAGCACCAGATCCTGCACCCGTGGGTGACCGTCAACCTGGTGGTGGCGCTGCTGGTCGGCCTGGCCTGGGTTTTCATCGCCACCAGACCAGAGACCGACTACACCGAGT GTTACCTCCTGGCCATGGAGATCGAGCCTCCGAAGCCGGAGGACAAATCCGAAATGAccgcctga